One stretch of Roseimicrobium sp. ORNL1 DNA includes these proteins:
- a CDS encoding PfkB family carbohydrate kinase, which yields MKPADLETFSTRRILVVGDVMLDHFVRGNVRRISPEAPVPVVEVAEESFNPGGAANVACNLAAFTKSVFLMGRIGQDIQGQQLKQLLHEEGVSAEPMLVSKTIRTISKSRVVARQQQIVRVDRETLVKLTDAELSEVEDTLSALADKLDAIILEDYGKGFITAPLMEVVTRVAKEKNLLVTVDPSPRNPIPWSNVHLVKPNRLEAFAAAGIEDSHLPVAPEENEELQRVGRILLERWDTEMVLVTLGEQGMMLFQRSGDPHHIPTRAREVYDVSGAGDTAIAVLTLALASGMKAEDAADVANRASGIVVGKLGTACVTPAELLAAYED from the coding sequence GTGAAGCCTGCTGACCTTGAAACCTTCTCCACTCGACGCATCCTGGTCGTGGGAGATGTCATGTTGGATCACTTTGTGCGTGGCAACGTGAGGCGGATCTCTCCCGAAGCACCGGTGCCGGTCGTGGAAGTGGCCGAGGAAAGCTTCAATCCCGGCGGTGCTGCCAACGTGGCCTGCAATCTCGCCGCCTTCACGAAGTCGGTGTTTCTCATGGGGCGAATCGGTCAGGACATCCAGGGGCAGCAGCTCAAGCAGTTGCTGCACGAAGAGGGTGTGAGTGCCGAGCCGATGCTGGTGAGCAAAACGATCCGGACCATTTCAAAATCGCGCGTCGTGGCGAGGCAACAGCAGATCGTCCGCGTGGACCGGGAAACACTGGTAAAACTGACCGATGCGGAACTGAGCGAAGTGGAAGACACGCTCAGTGCTTTGGCGGACAAGCTCGATGCCATCATCCTTGAGGACTATGGCAAGGGCTTCATCACCGCCCCTCTGATGGAAGTGGTGACGCGCGTGGCGAAAGAAAAGAACCTGCTGGTGACGGTGGACCCTTCGCCGCGGAATCCGATTCCGTGGAGTAACGTGCACCTCGTGAAACCGAACCGTCTGGAAGCGTTCGCCGCGGCGGGAATCGAAGACAGCCATCTGCCCGTCGCACCAGAGGAGAATGAGGAACTGCAGCGCGTGGGTCGCATCCTTCTCGAGCGCTGGGATACCGAAATGGTGCTGGTGACTCTGGGTGAACAGGGCATGATGCTTTTCCAACGGAGTGGAGATCCGCACCACATTCCCACGCGTGCTCGTGAAGTGTATGACGTGAGCGGCGCGGGGGATACTGCGATTGCCGTGCTGACACTGGCACTGGCCTCGGGAATGAAGGCGGAAGATGCGGCGGATGTCGCGAACCGCGCGAGCGGAATTGTGGTGGGCAAGCTGGGCACAGCTTGCGTGACGCCTGCTGAATTGCTGGCCGCGTACGAAGATTGA
- a CDS encoding type II secretion system protein, which yields MKYNPILRSKKAAGFTLIEISLVIALLLGLIAVVFIGLGSYREGSNKAQCKMQLAAVQKAVRSYANMNNIVIDAAGTIPDTYLEDGTIMAVKPVCPSGGTYAYKALAPAVGIPYADCSYDGGAVATNTHVLTGTTGIADW from the coding sequence ATGAAATACAATCCTATCCTTCGTTCCAAGAAAGCTGCTGGCTTCACCCTCATCGAAATCAGCTTGGTCATCGCCCTGCTCCTTGGCCTCATCGCCGTGGTGTTCATTGGTCTCGGTTCCTACCGTGAAGGTTCGAACAAGGCCCAGTGCAAAATGCAGCTGGCCGCCGTTCAAAAGGCAGTCCGCTCCTATGCCAACATGAACAACATCGTGATCGACGCCGCTGGCACGATTCCGGACACCTATCTGGAAGACGGCACCATCATGGCGGTCAAGCCCGTCTGCCCCTCCGGTGGCACCTACGCCTACAAGGCCCTGGCTCCTGCCGTTGGCATCCCCTATGCTGACTGCAGCTACGACGGCGGCGCTGTCGCTACCAACACCCACGTCCTGACCGGTACCACCGGCATCGCTGACTGGTAA
- a CDS encoding 3-deoxy-7-phosphoheptulonate synthase, with product MSEKHRTDDLRIEDISDLVPPSVFMKQMALDAAGEDFVTRSRQACQDIMMGRNDRLLVVVGPCSIHDAKSALEYAGLLKEARGKYAADLELVMRVYFEKPRTTVGWKGFINDPHLDESFDINTGLREARRLLTQIASMGVPAGTEFLDVITPQYIADVVAWGAIGARTTESQVHRQLASGLSMPVGFKNGTDGNIQIALDAIAAAGGAHVFLSVTKHGTAAIVQTRGNEACHVILRGGKASPNYDAASVANAVEQLRAKGLPPHLMVDCSHGNSLKDYRRQALVASDVAAQISSGGRGVTGVMIESNLCEGQQSVKPGQELKYGQSITDACVSWETTVGILDELAAAVRARRGISPSA from the coding sequence ATGAGCGAAAAACACCGCACGGACGACCTGCGCATCGAGGACATCAGCGACCTCGTGCCTCCTTCTGTATTCATGAAGCAAATGGCGCTCGACGCCGCGGGTGAAGACTTTGTGACGCGCTCCCGCCAAGCCTGCCAGGACATCATGATGGGGCGAAACGACCGGCTGCTGGTCGTGGTGGGTCCGTGCTCGATTCACGATGCCAAGTCCGCCTTGGAATACGCCGGCCTCCTTAAGGAAGCGCGAGGCAAGTATGCTGCTGATTTGGAACTGGTGATGCGCGTCTATTTTGAGAAGCCGCGCACGACGGTGGGCTGGAAGGGATTCATCAATGATCCGCACCTTGATGAGAGCTTCGACATCAATACGGGCCTGCGCGAGGCACGCCGCCTGCTCACGCAGATCGCCTCGATGGGAGTGCCCGCAGGGACAGAGTTTCTAGATGTGATCACGCCGCAGTACATTGCGGACGTGGTGGCATGGGGCGCCATTGGAGCCCGTACGACGGAGAGCCAGGTACATCGCCAGCTCGCGAGCGGCCTCTCCATGCCGGTGGGTTTCAAGAACGGCACGGATGGTAACATTCAAATCGCCCTGGACGCCATTGCGGCCGCCGGCGGTGCCCATGTGTTCCTCTCGGTGACGAAGCATGGCACTGCCGCGATTGTGCAAACTCGCGGCAATGAAGCGTGCCATGTGATTCTGCGCGGCGGAAAAGCCTCGCCAAACTACGATGCTGCGAGCGTGGCCAATGCCGTGGAACAGCTCCGTGCCAAAGGACTGCCCCCGCATCTCATGGTGGACTGCAGCCATGGTAATAGCTTGAAAGACTATCGCAGGCAGGCGCTGGTGGCCAGTGATGTGGCCGCTCAGATTTCAAGCGGTGGCCGTGGAGTCACTGGCGTCATGATCGAAAGCAATCTGTGTGAAGGCCAGCAGAGCGTGAAGCCCGGACAGGAACTCAAGTACGGTCAGAGCATCACCGATGCGTGCGTGTCGTGGGAGACCACGGTGGGCATCCTTGATGAACTGGCTGCCGCGGTGCGTGCGCGTCGCGGAATCTCCCCCAGTGCTTAG
- a CDS encoding transcription termination/antitermination NusG family protein codes for MSDSPNPQWYCVHTKPKTEHLAAAGLAAFGEVETFCPRIRFQRSTARGKVWFLEALFPSYFFAKFDVSSRYRAVKHANHVIGVVGFGGTPVAVPEQTLVDLRAEMQGVEVRDVSHGVNVGDTVEVTEGPMRGLQGIVESMTSGENRVKILLEFLGRQSLVEVPSSKLLSGKSPRDSFTEK; via the coding sequence ATGTCTGATTCTCCGAATCCCCAATGGTATTGCGTGCACACCAAGCCGAAGACGGAGCATCTGGCTGCGGCAGGGCTGGCAGCCTTTGGAGAAGTGGAGACCTTTTGCCCGCGCATCCGCTTTCAGCGCAGCACGGCGCGGGGGAAGGTCTGGTTTCTTGAGGCCCTTTTCCCGAGTTATTTTTTTGCAAAGTTCGACGTTTCTTCCCGCTACCGCGCGGTGAAGCACGCCAATCATGTGATTGGGGTGGTGGGATTCGGTGGTACACCGGTGGCGGTTCCTGAGCAAACCTTGGTCGATCTCCGGGCGGAAATGCAGGGCGTGGAGGTCCGGGATGTCAGCCATGGGGTAAACGTGGGGGACACCGTGGAGGTGACCGAAGGGCCCATGCGCGGCCTCCAGGGCATTGTAGAAAGCATGACCAGCGGAGAGAACCGGGTGAAGATCCTCCTCGAGTTTCTCGGCAGGCAAAGCCTCGTGGAGGTTCCCTCCTCCAAGCTCTTGAGTGGCAAAAGTCCGCGTGATTCCTTCACTGAGAAGTGA
- a CDS encoding MBL fold metallo-hydrolase, whose amino-acid sequence MLSLTVLGSGSSGNCAVVRTEKTRLLIDAGLSGRQIMLRLEAVGLRLEDLDGVLLTHEHCDHTAGLDILCRRHQVPLFATPLTQEALMQGTFRKATPRWRLMQTGAPFDFQDLRIECFPVPHDAVDPVGFVIADEESRLGVLSDVGFVTNLIRDRLRGAHTLFVEANYDGPLLEADTKRPWATKQRISGRHGHLSNEQTAELLQTLAHEGLHHVVLGHLSDDCNCPDVALKKMTSVLRSSGALETKVVCAKRSVPLPWMEVARRTCVVQTVLSPTTEPIPIPSPAASSIPVIIEEGASIPEEKNLSEPVVLYRTVPPVIPNAPTSPRIRKANTTSQEVQSDFWLDPGVA is encoded by the coding sequence ATGCTCTCTCTCACGGTCCTCGGCAGCGGCAGTTCTGGAAACTGCGCTGTCGTGCGCACGGAGAAGACCCGCCTCCTCATCGATGCGGGCTTGAGCGGCCGGCAGATCATGCTTCGCCTCGAAGCCGTGGGCCTGCGCCTGGAGGATCTGGACGGTGTGCTCCTGACTCATGAGCACTGCGATCACACCGCGGGACTGGATATCTTGTGCCGTCGTCACCAGGTGCCGCTCTTCGCCACACCGCTCACGCAGGAGGCACTCATGCAAGGCACTTTCCGCAAGGCCACGCCTCGGTGGAGGCTCATGCAAACCGGTGCCCCTTTCGATTTTCAGGATCTGCGCATCGAGTGTTTTCCCGTGCCGCATGACGCCGTGGACCCCGTGGGCTTTGTCATCGCCGATGAGGAATCACGCCTCGGGGTGCTGAGTGACGTGGGCTTTGTCACCAACTTGATTCGCGATCGTCTTCGCGGCGCCCACACTCTCTTTGTAGAAGCGAACTATGACGGTCCTCTTCTGGAAGCAGACACGAAGCGCCCCTGGGCTACGAAGCAGCGCATCAGCGGACGTCATGGACACCTTTCCAATGAGCAGACGGCAGAGCTTTTGCAGACTCTGGCTCATGAAGGGCTGCATCATGTGGTCCTTGGCCACCTGAGTGATGATTGCAACTGCCCCGATGTGGCGCTCAAAAAAATGACCTCGGTGCTGCGCAGTTCCGGCGCCTTGGAAACCAAGGTCGTGTGCGCAAAACGCAGTGTGCCCCTGCCTTGGATGGAAGTCGCCCGTCGCACATGCGTGGTACAAACAGTACTTTCTCCGACCACAGAGCCCATCCCAATCCCCAGCCCAGCGGCATCTTCCATTCCTGTGATCATCGAAGAGGGCGCCAGCATTCCGGAAGAGAAAAACCTTTCTGAGCCGGTTGTCTTGTACCGCACGGTGCCCCCTGTCATCCCCAACGCTCCCACCTCTCCCCGCATACGAAAAGCGAACACCACTTCCCAAGAGGTGCAATCCGATTTCTGGCTCGATCCCGGTGTCGCTTGA
- a CDS encoding D-sedoheptulose 7-phosphate isomerase — translation MSTAALIESHLTEHLTAVQRLPEFVPFIEDLAKRLVECLKSGGKVLFFGNGGSAADAQHLAAELVVRYRVNRAALAGIALTTDTSILTAGANDFGFDTVYARQVEALARKGDVVIGISTSGNSASVVNGLVEAKNQGCLAVAFTAEGGGRCAEVADLCFRAPSPVTARAQECHLLVGHILCDWVEKAFAS, via the coding sequence ATGAGCACAGCCGCCTTGATCGAGAGCCACCTCACGGAGCACCTCACTGCGGTGCAGCGGTTGCCTGAGTTTGTGCCGTTCATCGAGGACCTCGCAAAGCGCCTCGTGGAGTGCCTTAAGTCTGGCGGAAAGGTGTTGTTCTTTGGCAATGGCGGCAGTGCGGCAGATGCCCAGCACCTCGCTGCGGAACTCGTGGTGCGCTATCGCGTGAATCGCGCGGCCCTTGCAGGCATCGCGCTGACCACCGATACCAGCATCCTCACAGCCGGCGCGAATGACTTTGGCTTTGATACGGTCTACGCACGGCAGGTGGAAGCGCTCGCTCGCAAGGGTGATGTGGTGATTGGCATCAGCACCTCAGGCAACAGCGCCAGTGTGGTGAACGGTCTTGTCGAGGCAAAGAACCAGGGTTGTCTTGCCGTTGCATTTACTGCAGAGGGTGGCGGGCGTTGTGCGGAGGTGGCCGACTTGTGCTTCCGTGCACCGTCTCCAGTGACGGCTCGTGCGCAGGAGTGCCATCTCCTGGTGGGGCACATCTTGTGCGACTGGGTGGAGAAAGCATTCGCCTCCTGA
- a CDS encoding secretin N-terminal domain-containing protein produces MNLPLTISLNLLVCSLTALQGQSDLPLPLPAPNSLLALQQPDGTKPLAGPMLVQNSSPVADPGAGARAGSDITPVPADAPTPAPAAEGSSSTPMLAAANPGLENPAATPLPTLPSEGYWVDGAPINDVMQYLCRKAGYQYFFNNELNGPEHIVTGHLQLDDPERQIEDLAVAFGLAVYRQAKTLYVMNDQQLSRLPLEIMSYQLKYLRGSSPSRVSAQSSAEAGGGGGASGGMADFEKLKLIIRPLLTKTVGQIEFEEKTNTLLVTDNSVKIKRIKDLLEKIDRPKQQIAVNVRVLRVINNKGKKLGVDWSTTLGEGLSVTASQSLNAMFNLPETSTLTKASSSIREFTNGFSNTSIASGATGTPTTTTFENTTTATGSTTDSNSRDTASLYDNGPGLIFAPLQINAIIRALEENGIVSQESCPTIITEDNEQGLISIVDRFPILTSTITETTAGQNITEELRYKIDDADPDPMDNPEKSREIGVTLSVTPTLLPDGTVRMKLRPRVAKIVEFITGQTQNIYPRVSESTAEAISRIPSGQSLILGGFYDYNDRKNGNNVPLLGKVPGLGWLFKSKDNTMEKVSLIFVITPSVYDASNPNAIRGMNQEMRTYSNFEAARLDAMSERFLPPLPVDGPPAAYQTRETVKTQTVSKPSGALPAEGSAQQSEQPKKKSFFGRIFNKNSSAATSP; encoded by the coding sequence ATGAATCTTCCTCTCACCATCTCCCTCAACCTGCTGGTCTGCTCCCTAACTGCCCTGCAGGGGCAGTCGGACCTGCCCCTGCCTCTCCCTGCGCCAAACTCTCTTCTCGCCCTGCAACAGCCGGATGGTACCAAGCCTCTGGCTGGCCCCATGCTGGTGCAAAATTCAAGCCCCGTTGCCGACCCTGGAGCTGGAGCGAGAGCAGGCTCGGATATCACTCCTGTGCCGGCGGATGCTCCCACCCCGGCGCCCGCCGCTGAGGGTTCGAGTTCCACTCCGATGCTGGCCGCCGCCAACCCTGGCCTTGAAAATCCGGCAGCCACTCCCCTTCCCACCCTGCCCTCCGAGGGTTATTGGGTGGACGGAGCTCCCATCAATGACGTCATGCAGTACCTGTGCCGCAAAGCCGGCTACCAGTACTTTTTCAACAATGAGCTGAACGGCCCGGAGCACATCGTCACCGGCCACCTGCAGCTTGATGATCCGGAGCGTCAGATTGAAGACCTCGCCGTCGCCTTTGGACTTGCTGTCTACCGCCAGGCGAAGACGCTCTATGTCATGAATGACCAGCAGCTCTCGCGCCTGCCGCTGGAAATCATGAGCTATCAGCTCAAGTACCTGCGTGGCTCCAGCCCCAGCCGCGTATCCGCACAATCTTCCGCCGAAGCTGGTGGCGGTGGCGGTGCGTCAGGAGGCATGGCCGACTTCGAAAAGCTCAAGCTCATCATTCGCCCCCTGCTCACCAAGACTGTGGGTCAGATCGAGTTCGAGGAAAAGACCAACACGCTGCTCGTCACGGACAACAGCGTGAAAATTAAGCGCATCAAGGATCTCCTGGAAAAGATCGACCGCCCCAAACAGCAAATTGCTGTGAATGTCCGCGTGCTGCGCGTCATCAACAACAAGGGCAAGAAACTCGGCGTCGACTGGTCCACTACCTTGGGTGAAGGCCTCTCCGTCACCGCGAGCCAGAGCTTGAATGCCATGTTCAACCTGCCGGAAACGAGCACGCTGACCAAGGCAAGCTCCAGCATCCGGGAATTCACCAACGGATTCAGCAATACGTCGATAGCGAGCGGAGCGACGGGAACGCCCACCACCACCACGTTCGAGAATACCACCACTGCGACTGGCAGTACCACCGACTCCAATAGCAGAGACACCGCCAGCCTCTATGACAACGGTCCTGGCCTGATCTTCGCTCCCCTTCAGATTAATGCCATCATCCGCGCTCTGGAGGAAAACGGCATCGTTTCGCAGGAATCCTGCCCGACGATCATCACGGAAGACAACGAACAGGGCCTCATCTCCATCGTGGATCGCTTCCCCATCCTCACCTCGACCATCACCGAGACGACGGCTGGGCAGAACATCACTGAAGAACTCCGCTACAAGATCGACGACGCCGATCCGGACCCCATGGATAATCCGGAAAAGAGCCGCGAAATCGGTGTGACCCTTTCCGTGACTCCCACACTGCTGCCAGATGGTACCGTCCGCATGAAGCTGCGCCCCCGCGTTGCCAAGATTGTGGAATTCATCACCGGTCAGACACAAAACATCTACCCCCGTGTGAGTGAATCCACTGCGGAAGCAATCAGCCGTATCCCAAGTGGACAGTCCCTCATCCTTGGTGGATTCTACGACTACAATGACCGCAAGAATGGCAACAACGTTCCGCTTCTTGGCAAGGTTCCCGGCTTGGGCTGGCTCTTCAAGTCCAAGGACAACACCATGGAGAAGGTGAGCCTGATCTTTGTCATCACCCCGAGCGTCTATGACGCCTCCAACCCCAACGCCATTCGTGGCATGAACCAGGAAATGCGGACTTACTCGAACTTCGAAGCTGCCCGGTTGGATGCGATGAGCGAGCGTTTCCTCCCTCCGCTTCCCGTGGACGGCCCGCCCGCCGCCTACCAGACCCGGGAGACGGTGAAGACACAGACGGTCTCCAAGCCCTCCGGTGCTCTTCCTGCTGAAGGCTCCGCCCAGCAGTCCGAACAGCCCAAGAAGAAGTCCTTCTTCGGTCGCATCTTCAACAAGAATTCAAGCGCAGCAACCTCCCCCTAA
- a CDS encoding AsmA-like C-terminal region-containing protein — protein sequence MRWIRRFIMLALLIVVGSAAAYVRSDGFSRKWRSFVMQQFESRGVYLTLDKLTLDPLEGLVARGIKVYQDKRYKVLLADVDRLHLDLDYSKMMKDELFLEGLDLRDADLSFPLDPEDPTSEKLTIKALDARLYLIGDRIEIRRAEGTLFGLRVHLSGSLIRPPSEKEPEDERQVEERKRKRLAAIKARRNLIVEAARLLKHFESADVPRLEVEVNGDLEHPEELNATMRLTAQNLRHGDYLCEQLEAVASYAGEQVDLTRLRVRDRLGELEAGATWNLGGDKVNFHLRSSADLPGLALAVTEMEQFREFVFYEPVEFTADGSLLLGSAVPEGAFVPLDCVGSIRAKRFSSRGVVLDGLEVDYGISPRGCYLRDVLLRHETGTLGLQALWKKDESFRYRALLQMDPRVFLPFLKLPQTQEILRRFSFGPESAIWFEVEGEGSEPRIDRCQNHGRAEIHRFQYRGVDFQKATANVKFQGPHHEYLDLTIDTAEGRAVAKHVMCDDIKRKVTLTGVNSTVDPVALTSCFAPKTAEAIAKYRFDKHPHVELEGVIGATEGTDLQVRFRSEGTAHYPLFGEDYVISRPVGDLKFSGPLLTYDISGGLYGESMACKGTADLRPEANDYTVDFRADSFPYGVFGKALPFENLRATVTCKSGLVDFDTQSDLLDGRYRLRGKLDDNRNPQPYSGELRVDAISLNKFARVYSPKETSEGDLTGHLQFSGKLGDWRTLQGKGALVILNGNLYAVPILGPLTPLLGAMLPRPIKGYNIAKEGDCSFTVADGFAATEDFEALTGVFRLVVTGKVDFLEDRVQLEAKAKARGLPGLVLFPVSEILEYVGEGSVGSPEWRPKYFSGSKEKDEFRRTGEAPQMNESPKEPAPAPRSTRPALPPRK from the coding sequence ATGCGCTGGATTCGCCGCTTCATCATGCTGGCACTGCTGATTGTGGTCGGCAGCGCTGCGGCGTACGTGCGCAGTGACGGGTTCTCCAGGAAGTGGCGCAGCTTTGTCATGCAGCAGTTTGAAAGCCGTGGCGTCTACCTGACGCTGGACAAGCTCACGCTGGATCCGCTGGAGGGCCTGGTGGCCCGCGGTATCAAGGTGTATCAGGATAAAAGATACAAGGTGCTGCTGGCGGACGTGGACCGCCTGCACCTGGATCTGGACTACAGCAAGATGATGAAGGATGAGCTCTTCCTGGAAGGGCTGGATCTTCGCGATGCGGATCTTTCGTTCCCTCTGGACCCTGAGGATCCCACTTCTGAAAAGCTTACGATCAAAGCGCTGGATGCACGGCTCTACCTCATCGGGGATCGCATTGAAATACGAAGAGCGGAGGGAACGCTCTTCGGCCTCCGGGTGCATTTGAGTGGCTCGCTCATCCGGCCGCCTTCGGAGAAGGAGCCTGAGGATGAAAGGCAGGTGGAGGAGCGCAAGCGCAAACGCCTGGCCGCGATCAAGGCCAGGCGGAATCTCATCGTGGAGGCAGCACGCCTGTTGAAGCACTTTGAGTCTGCGGATGTGCCGCGTCTGGAGGTGGAGGTGAATGGTGATCTGGAGCATCCGGAAGAGCTGAATGCCACCATGCGCCTGACAGCCCAAAATCTGCGGCACGGCGACTATCTGTGCGAGCAACTCGAGGCGGTGGCGAGCTACGCCGGGGAGCAAGTGGATCTCACCCGGCTGCGGGTGCGGGATCGTCTTGGGGAACTGGAAGCCGGGGCCACCTGGAACCTCGGGGGTGACAAGGTGAATTTTCACCTCCGTTCCTCCGCGGATCTTCCGGGGCTGGCGCTTGCAGTGACCGAGATGGAGCAATTCCGCGAGTTCGTCTTCTACGAGCCTGTGGAGTTCACCGCCGATGGGAGCCTGCTCCTCGGTTCGGCGGTGCCGGAGGGAGCATTTGTGCCGCTGGATTGTGTTGGCAGCATCCGTGCGAAACGCTTCTCCAGCCGCGGCGTGGTCCTGGATGGTCTGGAAGTGGACTACGGGATCTCGCCCAGGGGATGCTACCTGAGAGATGTGCTGCTGCGGCATGAGACGGGGACGCTCGGTTTGCAAGCGCTGTGGAAGAAGGATGAGAGCTTCCGGTATCGCGCGCTGCTACAGATGGATCCCAGAGTGTTTCTGCCGTTTCTGAAGCTGCCCCAGACCCAGGAGATTCTGCGCCGCTTTTCTTTCGGGCCTGAATCGGCAATCTGGTTTGAGGTGGAAGGCGAAGGGTCGGAGCCGAGAATCGACCGCTGCCAGAACCACGGCCGCGCGGAGATACACCGCTTTCAATATCGAGGCGTGGATTTCCAGAAGGCGACGGCAAACGTAAAATTCCAGGGGCCACACCATGAGTATCTCGATTTGACCATCGATACCGCAGAAGGCCGGGCGGTGGCGAAGCATGTGATGTGTGATGACATCAAGCGCAAGGTGACTCTCACTGGGGTGAACAGCACGGTCGATCCCGTGGCGCTGACTTCGTGTTTCGCTCCCAAAACCGCCGAAGCCATCGCGAAGTACCGGTTCGACAAGCATCCTCATGTGGAGCTTGAGGGGGTGATTGGCGCCACGGAGGGCACGGATCTGCAGGTGAGATTCCGGAGTGAGGGCACGGCGCATTATCCGTTGTTTGGGGAAGACTATGTCATCAGCCGCCCCGTGGGGGATCTGAAGTTCTCTGGTCCGTTGCTCACCTATGACATCTCCGGAGGTCTCTACGGAGAGAGCATGGCCTGCAAGGGCACGGCGGATTTGCGTCCGGAAGCCAATGACTACACGGTGGACTTCCGTGCTGACAGCTTCCCGTATGGAGTCTTCGGAAAAGCGTTGCCGTTCGAAAATCTGAGGGCGACGGTGACTTGCAAAAGTGGCCTGGTGGATTTCGACACGCAATCCGATCTCCTCGATGGCCGCTATCGACTGCGTGGGAAGCTGGATGACAATCGCAATCCTCAACCTTATTCCGGTGAACTGCGTGTCGACGCGATCAGTTTGAACAAGTTCGCACGCGTCTACTCTCCGAAAGAGACCTCGGAAGGGGATCTCACGGGCCATCTTCAGTTCTCAGGAAAGCTTGGAGATTGGAGGACGCTGCAGGGCAAGGGAGCGCTGGTGATTCTCAACGGCAACCTCTATGCCGTGCCGATTCTTGGACCGCTCACCCCATTGCTCGGTGCGATGCTCCCCCGTCCCATCAAAGGCTACAACATTGCGAAGGAAGGAGACTGCAGCTTCACGGTGGCGGATGGTTTTGCGGCCACGGAAGACTTTGAAGCGCTCACCGGGGTGTTCCGTCTGGTGGTGACAGGAAAGGTGGATTTCCTGGAAGACCGAGTCCAACTCGAAGCAAAAGCCAAGGCGCGTGGGCTTCCCGGGCTGGTGTTGTTTCCTGTGAGCGAGATTCTCGAGTATGTGGGAGAGGGAAGCGTTGGTTCGCCGGAGTGGCGGCCGAAGTATTTCAGCGGCAGCAAGGAGAAGGATGAATTCCGTCGCACGGGCGAAGCTCCCCAGATGAACGAGTCCCCCAAGGAGCCGGCTCCTGCGCCGAGAAGCACGCGCCCCGCGCTTCCGCCGCGTAAATGA